The Malus domestica chromosome 10, GDT2T_hap1 nucleotide sequence TGGGCACAAGACTGCTTTAGCTGTTCAAGGTTGGAATCGTGGAAGCAAATTGGAAAGAGGATCTGAGAGAGACAGCAGGTTCAGATCCGGTTTTGGAGGCAAGGGTCCACAGTGCTACGGTGCAAGGCCGGGTTGTAGTAAGTTTGTGGCATAAGGCTTCGAGTATGCCCTCTAAGTACTCGAAGCAACACTTTTCCTAGTGATGTCTAGTCTCAAGTGTTGCAGGGATTTTGCAGCAGGTGGAGCTATGGGATTCACAGGTGATGAGATGGTCATGAGGAAGAAGGAAGTGTGGGAATTTTGTCTGGCTCGATGGGTTGTTGCTGGAAACGGGCGCGCTGACGAGTTTCCAGGTTGCAGACAATAAAGAGGAGGAAAACTTGTTGGAGGAGACGAAGGTGTGTCGAGATCCTGTCTGAAGCTAAATGGTGAATTTTAGCTTGCAGCAGCTGCACATGCATTGACAGTGACTGAATCGGAACAGGACCAACGAGGTTGATTCAGGGTGTGTATGTTGGTACGTAAGGCCAATGGGCTTTGGTGATGGGTGCAAGGATTTTTGCATGGTGTattcgccaaggtggagattatTGTGTTTGGCTCGTACATTTGTGAGTAATTATGAGTCATGTGTTGACAACAATTGAAGACATGGTGACTACCACAAGCAAAGTTATACTTTATAGACTAGGTATAGACTTTGGTGCATGCTAGGTAGGCTAGGTGATGATTATGTCATGTGAACTTAAGACTTTTTGGTCTTGGTTGTTGGCATAGTTGCTAGTGTATGCCTATAACTAGATGCAATATTTGTGCATTTAGTAATGTTTAGAAAATGGGAAGGTAAGCATCATAGAAGCATCCAAGGGGAGAGCATCcggctctcccatgggaaagGTTGAAatgggttgagagaaaatcaagagagctagagtgaaaagtattctagtgaaagaactcttggggtagagtgaggctcttgggaaaattctatgagtgggtgtgcaaGGGATTCGGGATTgagttatgttgatttaactcatgtgtacttgtactgttattcatagtgaagagcaatatctctccggggacgtaggcatgtttttgccgaacctcATAAATTTCTCGatatctttatttcttgtattttattatgttcaactgagtgtgatttggtgaggttgtaatctgaatctcgtttaTGCACTAACgaacgggccaaggcacaacagTCTCTTTATATGGTATAGGCAAGTATGATGACTCTCACTATATGCGAGTTTGTTCGTTGTGAGGTCAATTTGGTAGTTTCTACACCAAAGTACCAGATGTAggcttgggggggggggggaagggggGGGAATGCATCTACTATGTCTTCTTTGACTAGATCTATAGTTTGCCTTTCTTGCCTTGTTCAGCTCTATGGGTGGGGGTGGCGGGGTTTACCTTGATTAGCACGAGGTTGATGCAGATATCTTTAGGAGTGGTTGATGGTGTTGCCTAATTTTACTCTATAGAGGTGGTGCTGATTGGTGATCTTGTCAGATTTAGTTTATGTTTGTAATAATCAAAATAAGAGTTGCTTGTGTTTTGCAGACTCTCTTCAAGCGAACTTTGTACGTAGTCTCTTTATATGGTACAAGTAAGTATGATGATTCTCACTATATGCGAGTTTGTTTGTTGTGAGGTCAATTTGGTAGTTTCCACACCAAAGTACCAGAGGTGCGCTGTTTGAGTTTGTTGATTTTACTATTAAACGATGCTTTAAAATCATGAGGTAATTTGGAgctgtaatatttttttttgcaatgtTCAGATAAAAACCTGACGTTTTTCCCATCTCACTATTAATTGTTTTAAGAGTATTCATCTTTCAAATCTTGCCACATTTTGTGATTATGTGTCAAGGAGGGTACAATCCTCAAGGAAAAATCCCTTCATTTTGGGTGCGGGTCTCACATCATTTCTGCAAATAATTAAACATTTGCTCTTGTGTATTGGTTGAATTTacacaaaagaaataaaaatacaactTAAGGATAAATTTTGGGACGTATTAGGTTATTTTCCATGTAAATATTGCCGGATATGCTATTTAATTGTAATTACTGGAAATGGAAAGATATCCAACTGTTGACAATTTACATAATAACAAAAGTGACAATATAATAAATATCAATCTACGCACAAAGGAGTAAAATGACAGCACAAGTACTATTGCTCTAACATTCAATAAAATATCATCAGTTCAGTCCGATACTTTGTAAGCTATGAATTTGTTTGATCGTGACCATAGATAAAGTGCCCCGAACAAGATGGATAACCGTAATTCGCCACCAGTTGTcctcatttttttataaaaagaaagattcaataaaataatttgtACTTTCGTAACTGACCACATTATTTTTCATATACAAAGGAATGATATACTAGATAgtcctcaattttttttttctgggataGCATAAACTATAAACATGCAgcatgaagaaatgaaaggtTGAACCCAAAGTCTTGGACATTTGATAGTACTCGTGGCAAATGATGTCATTTTTCTAGTTGACGTGGGTCGTTGTGATTGCAGTAAATTATTTAACATTTATATTATCATTGTTTGAGATATCATTCTCATGAGTGAGGATATTGTTAGAATTTCAGGTCAAGCATATCAATACAGTTACAGTGAAGGAGAAATCAGCAATAAGTAAATTAGGAAGAATTGTAGATATTTAGAAATCGTCCTGGATCTCCTATTTATTACAGCATAGAGTGACCCCACCTTGAGGCATGAACCTTGAGGGCCTTTGCTCTGTAGACATTCCTCCTGCATATCTCCATCACCACctcttccctatatatataaagagggTGATGCATAAATGAATTTCTCATATATACAAGAAAGAAAGACATCGTAAATATAGATATCTGGAGAGTGAGGTGATTCGGGTGACGTGTGCGTAGGAAAAACACAGGATCAATCTCTATTGTCGTTAGACTATTGATTGGatcgaaagagagagagatgggggaaAAGGGAAAATCACTATGTTGTGATAAGGAGCAAGTGAGGAGGGGTCCTTGGAGCCCTGCTGAGGACTTGAAGCTCGTTACTTTCATTCAGAAAAATGGCCATCATAACTGGAGGGCTCTCCCTAGGCGAGCAGGTAATCTTAATCttgatcctctctctctctctctctctctctctctctctctctctctctctctctctctcattggtGACATGttgatttttcatatatttggcatgtatgagaaaatgaaatggtGTTCAAGGATATAAGTTTACAAATTCTTGATCAAATTCCCCAAAAAATCGAATTTCTATCTTTTATTTAGACAAAGTAATTTCTTTTCTCTGGGTTACAATATTTTGGATCAATCTTGCATTGAACATCCCTTTTCGAAGAATGAATTCTTCAAATTCTATTATGTTTTTGGTGACAACAAAAGATGTCATTGCCTTCAAATTCCTCTTCTTGGTAAACACCTTCAGTTATCTTTCAATGAATTGCATTTTAGTTTCTTGCTTTCTTTTTCGCGGGGTTTTATGCGGAAGAAGGCCGTTACAAGTTTTAGTGATAGagtaatgttttttatttttacgtgCGAAGTTTAATTCTCAAGTCCTCGtaaatgttgaatttttttcGTGGATTTTATGTGAAATAAGGCCGTTACAAGATTTAGAGATAGAGTACTTATTTTATGCGCGAAAGTTTAAATTGGTACTCTACATCTCAAGTCCTCCtaaatgttgtttttttttaatgaatccaaatgttgaaataaaaaataaaaaatagtttccTTAACTTCATTTGGAATCTGTTTTTATTCCTAAACTGGCATGAAATTTGGCTTCAATTGTTTACGACAGTGTGTTAACAAGAATTTTGTTAATTAGCTACCTTAAACAATAAAAAGCAAACCAAGTTTGAAAcgtttttaatttgattttaaatttatattcaacCTCTAAAAATTACTTTTTGGAAGGCTATATAACATTAATGATTGTTACCATGTTAATACCTAATCCTTGTTATTGCATATCTGCCTAACTGTAATGACGTGTGCATCCTTGTATGAAAATAATCACAAGCAATGGCAAACCAATACTTGCTTTCTGAAACATGCATATCCTGTTCGAATGTGTCAAATTTTCGTGAATATCGATACCCCTTACCTTCTATACTAcaaattatgaattttatttttcccaTGACAAATTATTATGAAAATGCTCTTTCTACAAACGAACTAAATGTTATTGACTTAGTTTTATAAATTCAATGTTACTTTTCATTACTTATACCACGTGTTTGTGTTACAGTCACAAACAATTTTTTCTTGTATTCTTTGTGGTATGGACACACGAGGGCCTTGTTGTTGTCTATCTTTGGCTTCATCATTTAGCTAGACTAGATTGTGGAATGTTGGTCCAAGTTTGAAGAGTGATAGGGAGAGGTTTCCTAACTTTTGTATCTTTCAAgtgactatatatatatatatgtgtgtgtgtgtatatatatatgtatatatatgtatgtatgtatatatatgtatatatatatgtatgtatgtatatatatatatgtatgtatgtatgtatatgtatgtatgtatgtatgtatgtatgtgtggtTGGAAAATCTCATCAATTACCTCTAGAAAGACCAAGTGTTTTGTGTCAACATAGTTAGGAATTGAGAACGAGTGCGCGACATTATCAGTCACATCAAGTTTCCTTTAAGTCTTTGCATGGCTGCGAGATGAAATGTCCCTTTCTCCACTTTTTATTTCCCACCAACATTAATATATACTTCGAATTTGAataaaggctttttagctaaaatgtttttgaaatttgcataatttcTCACTTTGAttcatgagatttgaaatcaatagaagtggtcactgagattgtccaccaccaattattttgatcattccgtgtaaaattatgttaaataagaatcaaaatgacaaaaataccttcaattattttgtcattttattattatttaatggagatttttcacggaatgactaaaattattgatggtggacaatctcgggaccacttctattgatttcaaatccaaagaccaaagtgagaagttatgcaaatctcatagatcattttaatttgtttcaGAATATATGCTAGTAACATTaatattaatttgttttgaaGGTTTGATGAGATGTGGTAAAAGTTGCCGTTTGAGATGGATTAACTACCTTAGCCCTGATGTGAAGCGAGGGAACTTCacaagagaggaagaggagtccATAATGAAGCTACATGAAGCCTTGGGAAACAAGTAAGATCCAACATAAATCTCATCAAATATAATTAGTGGATTAATTAAGCTATATTTTATTACTAACTTATTCTCGGCATAGTGGTATATAATTCTATTTTGGATATGAAAAATATTTCAGGTTTGAAGCCATTCCATTACTCATTATTGATACACAATAAAACTATATTTTATTACTACCTTATTTTCAATCTggtatttattcattttttttaatattaaagatGCCTCAAGTTCGAATCCCCTAATTACCAGAAACTTGTGCAGGTGGTCGACAATTGCAGCACATTTCCCGGGACGAACGGACAATGAGATTAAGAATGTGTGGAACACTCATCTAAAGAAAAGATTGGCTTGCCGAAACCTATCTTCCTTAACATCCTCttcctcatcatcttcttctactACTACTACATTATTGTCTAGTGGAAAATCAACTGTAGGAGGAGGGGATGAACTAATTGAGCATCAATCTGCTGACCAAGAAACTAGCAtggccaccaacaacaagccacATGAGCCATGCAGTTTGACAATTCAAGAAAACCCCAATCATCAGGATTTTCCCATGGAATTAACAAATGATCCCAAGGGGTTGAAAGAGTTGACAACTTCTTCTAATGTTTCATCTAATGAATCCAACGGCTCAAGTAATTCCAGCCAAGTTGTTGGTATGTCAAGGCCAGGAGCAGAAGAGCAGCAAATGGATGATGATTCGATTGACCTTTCAGGAATTTTTGATAATCCATTTGAGTATGACTCTGACTTTTGGAACCTGTTGGATGACTTTCAGCCACTCCAATCAAATGAAGTCCAAGTACTTCATGAGGCTGATGAGGCTAATTACCAGAGCTCAGGCTTGGGACATGTGGAAAATGGGAATTGTCTTAGTTACTTgcaaagtgagcttggatttgaAGCCGCAGCAACAGAGAGTGAGATCAACAACCAGGAGATATTACCAAAGGATGCGACTGAACAACCAGTCATCCCAGAGACCTTTGACAAAATGCCAAACCCTGCAGGATATGACGAGAGAATGGATTACTTTCAAACGTGGCTTTCTTCGCCACAAAACAATTCCACCATTTAAGTTAGTGAAATTAATGCTGATATTAGTTGAGTCATCCTGACTACAGTTTTAAAATTACAAATAGGGGAATTGCTTATGTTATGATGATGGAATCTTTGATGTAGTTTTTCATagtttatgtcaaaacacagtGTAGGTTGAACAATTAAACATcatcaaatatttttataaaagagTATTTGTCTTCCagttattataatatttttctgaaagttttgtttatgtgttaCGTATCTATTCTAAAAAGAAAGATATATAACATATATGATAAGTGCAAACAAATTCTCCTCCTTTCATGTGATGATGTTCAAACATCTTCGAGTGGTTGGGTGAGATAGTTCCCCTCTtgatgaaaaatataataagcTCAGATGAAAAATACGTTTGAAAATTGTAGCAGCAATTCACATGTTTTAGTAACAAGGCAATTCGACCACTTTGATTTCACCATACCCACAgtgactatatatatatatatatatgaaatttgaGTGAAAAGGCACCCTACCCACAGTGAGTAGgtaataaacatttttttttaacatttgatattgaataaaaataaaaattgagggAAAATGTATATGGTAAAGACATGCAACCAATCATCTCAATTGAGCCTAAATATAGGGTGCAAAGCAAAAGTGTGAGTGTACGAAACTACAATATATAGAAGAGAATAAGAATCAACCAACTTCAAACTTAATCAATTCGGCTAGAATGTACAATATCCTCTTTCACTTGTGGGCTAGGTAAAGTTAGTAGTTAGGAAGATGGGAATTTACATGGATTAAACTCGTATGAAGGTGCATATATCTAGCTATTTTTTGACATTGCAGAAAAGCGTTATCTGCataatattataaaaatttggTATGTGTTTAAAAAGTGAAAagaatatacacacacacatacacacatatatattatgagtaACTAGCTAGCACAATTAAATGCCAACACTTGTGCCAATCAACATCATATGACATGTACAATCTGGTACAAAGTTTTTCTCAACATTCCAACAGTCCCATTCTTATATGAATTTCAGCCACACCGGGAGTCAAATTACTTGTGATCATCAGTTAACCTAAAATTGACCCAGAAATCAACTTTAACTGGAGAACCAAGCGTTGAGTAAAGAGAgaagaattattatttttttatttctaataaTTAGCTGTTGTTAATTGTGAGCAAGTGGATAATTAAGGTCCTCGAGGGGTTGGTGCATTGGTCCAATTAAATTCAAAACCAGTATTTTCTAACTGTATGATTAATTATCTTAGTGGGTAGTTGATAATTTCCACTTACACCAACCAGCTTGACATATTTCCTTCGTTTCCAGCTCCTCGGAGGAATTTAGGACAATACAAGTAGGAAATAGAGTCAAAGTCTATGAGCTGAATCAGTAGCTACAACTGATCTAGCAAAACCCCTTTTTGTCTCTGAAGAAAAGTACACACAGGATTATCAATCCATTCGTGCGGGATTGTAAAcaatttgaaagaattttggGACAGCTAAAATATCTCAAAGTTGAAATTTATGAAACATGAAATAATCAACATTAGAAGTTTATTGGTTTGTGTTGTGTCAGTTCCGCGAGTATTGTGGCCCTGCTGTTTTAGTGGTAGTGTGATGCAGTCTCGCTGTTTAATTTAGTGGTGGCTTTGATGCTTGATTTCTCGGGTCTCTATAGTCGTTGGAGCAAGTTATACCGTCTGCACCTAGTTCTTCTGTGTGGTAGTCATGTAAGGGTTTTACCTTATTTGTTAGCTGTGCGAATTATATCCAAATCAAGAAATTGATCACTGGAGAATATATACTCATTTGGCACCTCTTGTAAATCTGTTGTGTTAATGAAATATCTCTATTGTTGCTTGTCAAAGAAAAAAACTAGTTTatctttatgaaatgatttaCGCACACACTCACCCTATACCCCCTTGTTTTAGCTATGAGattgaacaaataaaaaacGAATCAATGATTATAATTAAGAGAAGTATGCAGGAGGTGAAAAACAAGCGTATAGAAATCACTTTCctaaattttttgttaatattaCGTATTCGCTATTCATTCTTGCAGCAATCCAACCTAATGGTTCATGATGGTGTTGGATGAATTGTAGACCTAGCAAATCCTATTTTTAATCTCATTCTATGcaaaacaaacttaacattGTTATATTATAGAAAAGTTATGCTCGTTTGGTACACATGATTGGATAAAATAGAAATAGAGGcctcttaaattttaatgagaaTTGTAACGAATAAGTTTTCTTCATAAGTAATTCATCTTCTATTATTTAGATGGTCATAATTTTATAATATCTCCCGTCAACATACCTTGGATTTTGAAGGTAATCCATTCCAATCAAACTATGCGTTCCAAACGAGTCATTCA carries:
- the LOC103445848 gene encoding transcription factor MYB58 → MGEKGKSLCCDKEQVRRGPWSPAEDLKLVTFIQKNGHHNWRALPRRAGLMRCGKSCRLRWINYLSPDVKRGNFTREEEESIMKLHEALGNKWSTIAAHFPGRTDNEIKNVWNTHLKKRLACRNLSSLTSSSSSSSSTTTTLLSSGKSTVGGGDELIEHQSADQETSMATNNKPHEPCSLTIQENPNHQDFPMELTNDPKGLKELTTSSNVSSNESNGSSNSSQVVGMSRPGAEEQQMDDDSIDLSGIFDNPFEYDSDFWNLLDDFQPLQSNEVQVLHEADEANYQSSGLGHVENGNCLSYLQSELGFEAAATESEINNQEILPKDATEQPVIPETFDKMPNPAGYDERMDYFQTWLSSPQNNSTI